From Coffea arabica cultivar ET-39 chromosome 10e, Coffea Arabica ET-39 HiFi, whole genome shotgun sequence, one genomic window encodes:
- the LOC140015220 gene encoding uncharacterized protein yields the protein MKAVVWNCRGAGGLLTIPQLKEVLNFHSPNVVFLYETKNQEKFMRKVQRRIRFDNGHFVNAIGRVEGLAFFWNNEVLIEQVCSTDWYISACIVDKETTRHWWLVCVYASTDGNTRKEQWKYIEERKKDWGEAWVIVGDFNDLRTNEEKWGGQERAEGSFREFNRFIRENDLMDLGYQGVPWTWRNSWKGDGEVKERLDRCLCSTEWMNKYEKARCTHVETEASDHLMLLIDTNPDNTKRRRRFYFDQRWTKDPETKNVIKGAWSKDISGSKMFKITRKLKECRIAILEWRKTVEGNSKVRVHELKEKLKLEKARNEVGKSG from the coding sequence ATGAAGGCAGTGGTGTGGAATTGTCGAGGTGCAGGAGGCCTCTTGACAATTCCCCAGCTGAAGGAAGTATTAAACTTCCACTCTCCTAATGTGGTTTTTTTATACGAAACAAAGAATCAGGAAAAGTTTATGAGAAAGGTACAAAGGAGGATCAGGTTTGACAACGGCCATTTCGTTAATGCCATAGGAAGAGTAGAGGGACTTGCGTTTTTCTGGAACAATGAGGTATTGATAGAGCAAGTGTGTAGCACTGACTGGTACATCAGCGCATGTATTGTAGACAAAGAAACTACAAGGCACTGGTGGCTAGTGTGTGTATACGCAAGCACTGATGGTAACACTAGAAAGGAACAATGGAAATATATagaggaaaggaaaaaggacTGGGGAGAGGCTTGGGTAATAGTGGGTGACTTCAATGACCTGCGGACAAATGAGGAAAAGTGGGGAGGCCAAGAGAGAGCTGAAGGAAGCTTTAGGGAATTTAACAGGTTTATAAGAGAAAATGATCTGATGGATTTAGGATATCAAGGGGTACCATGGACATGGAGGAATAGTTGGAAGGGGGATGGTGAAGTTAAGGAGAGATTGGATAGGTGTCTATGTAGTACTGAGTGGATGAATAAGTATGAAAAGGCAAGGTGTACACACGTAGAAACCGAAGCTTCGGATCATCTCATGCTGTTGATAGACACGAACCCTGACAACACCAAGAGAAGAAGGAGGTTCTACTTTGACCAAAGATGGACAAAGGATCCAGAAACAAAGAATGTGATCAAAGGGGCCTGGAGTAAAGATATCTCTGGTTCCAAAATGTTCAAAATAACCAGGAAATTAAAAGAGTGTAGAATTGCTATCTTGGAATGGAGGAAAACAGTGGAAGGAAATTCCAAGGTAAGAGTACATGAGCTAAAAGAGAAGCTGAAATTAGAGAAAGCTAGGAATGAGGTAGGGAAGAGTGGTTGA